From Klebsiella electrica, the proteins below share one genomic window:
- the lptG gene encoding LPS export ABC transporter permease LptG, with protein MQAFGVLDRYIGKTIFNTIMMTLFMLVSLSGIIKFVDQLKKAGQGSYDALGAGLYTILSVPKDVQIFFPMAALLGALLGLGMLAQRSELVVMQASGFTRLQVALAVMKTAIPLVLLTMAIGEWVAPQGEQMARNYRAQQMYGGSLLSTQQGLWAKDGHNFVYIERVKGNDELGGVSIYTFNDQRRLQTVRYAAAAKFDNDNKVWRLSQVDESDLTDPKQITGSQMVSGTWKTRLTPDKLGVVALDPDALSISGLHNYVTYLKSSGQDPGRYQLNMWSKIFQPLSVAVMMLMALSFIFGPLRSVAMGVRVVTGISFGFIFYVLDQIFGPLTLVYGIPPIIGALLPSASFFLISLWLMMRKA; from the coding sequence ATGCAGGCGTTTGGCGTACTCGACCGTTATATCGGTAAGACGATTTTCAACACCATCATGATGACGCTGTTCATGCTGGTGTCGCTCTCGGGCATTATCAAGTTTGTCGACCAGTTGAAAAAAGCCGGCCAGGGCAGCTACGACGCGCTGGGCGCCGGGCTGTATACCATCCTCAGCGTGCCAAAAGATGTGCAGATTTTCTTCCCGATGGCGGCGCTGCTTGGCGCCCTGCTTGGTCTGGGGATGCTGGCGCAGCGCAGCGAACTGGTGGTGATGCAGGCTTCCGGCTTCACCCGTTTGCAGGTGGCGCTGGCGGTGATGAAAACCGCGATCCCGCTGGTTCTGCTGACTATGGCGATCGGCGAATGGGTGGCGCCGCAGGGCGAGCAGATGGCGCGTAATTATCGCGCCCAGCAGATGTACGGCGGTTCGCTGCTGTCGACTCAGCAGGGACTGTGGGCGAAAGACGGGCATAACTTCGTCTATATCGAACGAGTGAAAGGGAACGATGAACTGGGCGGCGTGAGTATTTACACGTTTAACGACCAGCGCCGTTTGCAGACCGTGCGCTACGCCGCAGCGGCGAAATTCGACAACGACAATAAAGTCTGGCGCCTGTCGCAGGTCGATGAGTCTGACCTGACCGACCCGAAACAGATAACCGGCTCGCAGATGGTCAGCGGCACCTGGAAAACCAGGCTGACGCCCGACAAGCTGGGGGTGGTGGCGCTGGACCCGGATGCGTTGTCGATCAGCGGCCTGCATAACTACGTGACCTATCTGAAATCCAGCGGACAGGACCCGGGACGCTACCAGCTCAACATGTGGAGCAAAATCTTCCAGCCGCTGTCGGTGGCGGTGATGATGCTGATGGCGCTGTCGTTTATCTTCGGCCCGCTGCGCAGCGTGGCGATGGGGGTCAGGGTCGTCACCGGGATAAGCTTTGGCTTTATCTTCTACGTGCTGGACCAGATTTTTGGCCCGCTGACGCTGGTCTACGGCATCCCGCCGATTATCGGCGCGCTGCTGCCCAGCGCCAGCTTCTTCCTGATAAGCCTCTGGCTGATGATGAGAAAAGCGTAG
- the lptF gene encoding LPS export ABC transporter permease LptF: protein MIIIRYLVRETLKSQLAILFILLLIFFCQKLVRILGAAVDGDIPTNLVLSLLGLGVPEMAQLILPLSLFLGLLMTLGKLYTESEITVMHACGLSKAVLVKAAMILALFTGAVAAVNVMWAGPWSSRHQDEVLAEAKANPGMAALAQGQFQQASDGSAVLFIENVNGKHFRDVFLAQLRPKGNARPSVVVADSGELTQKRDGSQVVTMNQGTRFEGTAMLRDFRITDFKNYQAIIGHQAVASDPDDTEQMGMRTLWRTDTDRARAELHWRFTLVATVFIMALMVVPLSVVNPRQGRVLSMLPAMLLYLVFFLLQTSIKSNGGKGKIDPMIWMWGINLLYFALAVLLNLWDTVPMRRFRARFNKGAV, encoded by the coding sequence GTGATAATCATAAGATATCTGGTTCGTGAGACGCTGAAAAGCCAGTTGGCGATCCTGTTCATCCTGTTACTGATTTTCTTTTGCCAGAAACTGGTCAGGATCTTGGGCGCGGCGGTGGATGGCGATATCCCGACAAATCTGGTGCTCTCGCTGTTAGGCCTGGGCGTACCGGAAATGGCGCAGCTCATTCTGCCCCTGAGCTTATTCCTCGGGCTGCTGATGACGCTGGGCAAACTGTATACTGAAAGTGAAATCACGGTGATGCATGCCTGCGGCCTGAGCAAGGCCGTGCTGGTGAAAGCGGCGATGATCCTCGCGCTGTTTACCGGCGCGGTGGCGGCGGTCAACGTGATGTGGGCTGGCCCCTGGTCATCCCGTCATCAGGACGAAGTGCTGGCGGAAGCGAAAGCCAACCCCGGCATGGCTGCGCTGGCCCAGGGCCAGTTTCAGCAGGCCAGCGACGGCAGCGCCGTGCTGTTTATTGAAAACGTTAATGGCAAACACTTCCGTGATGTTTTCCTGGCGCAGCTGAGGCCGAAAGGTAACGCGCGACCTTCCGTCGTGGTGGCCGATTCCGGCGAGCTGACGCAGAAGAGAGACGGCTCGCAGGTGGTGACCATGAACCAGGGCACCCGCTTTGAAGGTACGGCGATGCTGCGCGATTTCCGCATCACCGATTTTAAAAATTACCAGGCCATTATTGGCCATCAGGCGGTGGCCTCGGATCCTGACGACACCGAGCAGATGGGCATGCGCACGCTGTGGCGCACCGATACCGACCGCGCCCGCGCCGAGCTGCACTGGCGCTTCACGCTGGTGGCGACGGTGTTCATTATGGCGCTGATGGTGGTTCCGCTGAGCGTGGTGAACCCGCGTCAGGGCCGCGTGCTGTCGATGCTGCCGGCGATGCTGCTGTATCTGGTCTTCTTCCTGCTGCAAACCTCGATTAAGTCAAACGGCGGTAAAGGTAAAATCGATCCGATGATCTGGATGTGGGGGATTAACCTGCTCTATTTCGCGCTGGCCGTGCTGCTGAACCTGTGGGATACGGTGCCGATGCGCCGCTTCCGTGCCCGTTTTAACAAAGGAGCGGTGTGA
- the pepA gene encoding leucyl aminopeptidase, translated as MEFSVKSGSPEKQRSACIVVGVFEPRRLSPIAEQLDKISDGYISALLRRGELEGKPGQTLLLHHVPNILSERILLIGCGKERELDERQYKQVIQKTINTLNDTGSMEAVCFLTELHVKGRNNYWKVRQAVETAKETLYSFDQLKTNKSEPRRPLRKMVFNVPTRRELTSGERAIQHGLAIAAGIKAAKDLGNMPPNICNAAYLASQARQLADTYSQNVITRVIGEQQMKELGMNSYLAVGNGSQNESLMSVIEYKGNPAEDARPIVLVGKGLTFDSGGISIKPAEGMDEMKYDMCGAAAVYGVMRMVAELQLPLNVIGVLAGCENMPGGRAYRPGDVLTTMSGQTVEVLNTDAEGRLVLCDVLTYVERFEPEAVIDVATLTGACVIALGHHITGLMSNHNPLAHELIGASELAGDRAWRLPLGDEYQDQLESNFADMANIGGRPGGAITAGCFLSRFTRKYNWAHLDIAGTAWRSGKAKGATGRPVALLSQFLLNRAGFTGEE; from the coding sequence ATGGAGTTCAGTGTAAAAAGCGGTAGCCCGGAGAAACAGCGGAGTGCCTGTATCGTAGTCGGCGTCTTTGAACCGCGTCGCCTCTCCCCGATTGCCGAACAACTCGATAAAATCAGTGACGGCTATATCAGCGCGCTGCTGCGTCGCGGTGAACTGGAAGGTAAGCCTGGCCAGACGCTGCTGCTGCACCATGTGCCCAATATTCTGTCAGAACGTATTCTGCTGATTGGCTGTGGCAAAGAGCGTGAGCTGGACGAGCGTCAGTACAAGCAGGTCATTCAGAAAACCATTAATACTTTGAATGATACCGGTTCAATGGAAGCCGTCTGCTTCCTGACCGAACTGCATGTGAAAGGCCGTAACAACTACTGGAAAGTTCGCCAGGCCGTTGAGACCGCCAAAGAGACGCTGTACAGCTTCGATCAGTTGAAAACCAACAAAAGCGAGCCGCGTCGCCCGCTGCGTAAAATGGTCTTCAACGTCCCGACCCGTCGCGAGCTGACCAGCGGCGAGCGCGCCATCCAGCACGGACTGGCCATTGCCGCCGGTATCAAAGCGGCCAAAGATCTCGGCAATATGCCGCCAAACATCTGTAACGCCGCCTATCTGGCCTCCCAGGCCCGTCAGCTGGCCGATACCTACAGTCAGAATGTGATCACCCGCGTCATCGGCGAACAGCAGATGAAAGAGCTGGGCATGAACTCGTACCTGGCGGTCGGCAACGGTTCGCAGAATGAATCGCTGATGTCGGTGATTGAATACAAAGGCAACCCGGCGGAAGATGCGCGGCCGATTGTGTTGGTCGGCAAAGGGCTGACCTTTGACTCCGGCGGTATCTCCATCAAGCCTGCCGAAGGCATGGACGAGATGAAGTACGACATGTGCGGCGCGGCGGCGGTCTACGGCGTGATGCGCATGGTTGCTGAACTTCAGCTGCCGCTGAACGTGATTGGCGTTCTCGCCGGCTGTGAAAACATGCCTGGCGGCCGCGCCTATCGTCCGGGCGATGTCCTGACGACCATGTCCGGTCAAACCGTTGAAGTGCTGAATACCGACGCCGAAGGCCGTCTGGTGCTGTGCGATGTGCTGACCTATGTTGAGCGTTTCGAACCGGAAGCGGTGATTGACGTCGCCACGCTGACCGGCGCGTGCGTGATTGCCCTCGGCCATCACATCACCGGCCTGATGTCTAACCACAATCCGCTGGCTCATGAGCTGATCGGCGCATCCGAACTGGCGGGCGACCGCGCATGGCGTTTACCGCTGGGCGACGAATATCAGGATCAGCTGGAGTCTAACTTCGCGGATATGGCTAATATCGGCGGACGTCCTGGCGGGGCGATCACCGCCGGCTGCTTCCTGTCGCGCTTTACCCGTAAGTACAACTGGGCGCACCTGGATATCGCCGGCACCGCATGGCGTTCCGGGAAAGCGAAAGGCGCTACTGGCCGTCCGGTCGCCCTGCTGTCGCAGTTCCTGCTCAATCGCGCCGGGTTTACTGGCGAAGAGTAA
- the holC gene encoding DNA polymerase III subunit chi, protein MKNATFYLLDNDHTVEGLSAVEQLVCDIAAERWRSGKRVLIACEDEQQAIRLDEALWARPAESFVPHNLAGEGPRGGAPVEIAWPQKRNSSPRDILISLRLNFADFATAFTEVIDFVPYEDSLKQLARERYKAYRMAGFNLNTATWK, encoded by the coding sequence ATGAAAAACGCAACGTTCTACCTTCTGGACAATGACCACACCGTTGAGGGCCTCAGCGCCGTCGAGCAACTGGTGTGTGACATCGCCGCAGAACGTTGGCGCAGCGGCAAACGCGTGCTTATCGCCTGTGAAGACGAACAGCAGGCCATCCGTCTGGATGAAGCGCTGTGGGCCCGCCCTGCGGAAAGCTTCGTCCCGCATAATCTGGCGGGAGAAGGCCCCAGAGGCGGCGCGCCGGTGGAAATCGCCTGGCCGCAAAAGCGCAACAGCAGCCCGCGGGATATTCTGATCAGTCTGCGGCTAAACTTTGCAGATTTTGCCACCGCTTTCACAGAAGTGATAGACTTTGTCCCTTACGAAGATTCTCTGAAACAACTGGCGCGCGAACGCTACAAAGCGTATCGCATGGCTGGTTTCAACCTGAATACGGCAACCTGGAAATAA
- a CDS encoding valine--tRNA ligase, producing the protein MEKTYNPQDIEQPLYEHWEKQGYFKPNGDESQESFCIMIPPPNVTGSLHMGHAFQQTIMDTMIRYQRMQGKNTLWQAGTDHAGIATQMVVERKIAAEEGKTRHDYGRDAFIDKIWQWKAESGGTITRQMRRLGNSVDWERERFTMDEGLSNAVKEVFVRLYKEDLIYRGKRLVNWDPKLRTAISDLEVENRESKGSMWHIRYPLADGAKTADGKDYLVVATTRPETLLGDTGVAVNPEDPRYKDLIGKFVVLPLINRRIPVVGDEHADMEKGTGCVKITPAHDFNDYEVGKRHALPMINILTFDGDIRESAQVYDTKGEESDVYSAEIPAEFQKLERFAARKAVVAAIDALGLLEEIKPHDLTVPYGDRGGVVIEPMLTDQWYVRADVLAKPAVEAVENGDIQFVPKQYENMYFSWMRDIQDWCISRQLWWGHRIPAWYDNEGNVYVGRTEDEVRQENNLSADVALRQDEDVLDTWFSSALWTFSTLGWPENTDALRQFHPTSVMVSGFDIIFFWIARMIMMTMHFIKDENGKPQVPFHTVYMTGLIRDDEGQKMSKSKGNVIDPLDMVDGISLADLLEKRTGNMMQPQLAEKIARRTEKQFPNGIEPHGTDALRFTLAALASTGRDINWDMKRLEGYRNFCNKLWNASRFVLMNTEDQDCGFNGGEQVLSLADRWILAEFNQTIKAYREALDNFRFDIAAGILYEFTWNQFCDWYLELTKPVMTGGSEAELRGTRHTLVSVLEGLLRLAHPIIPFITETIWQRVKTIVGIDADTIMLQPFPAYDAAQVDEAALADTEWLKQAIIAVRNIRAEMNIAPGKPLELLLRGCSADAQRRVTDNQSFLQSMARLESITVLPADDKGPVSVTKIIDGAELLIPMAGLINKEDELARLAKEVAKIDGEISRIESKLANEGFVARAPEAVIAKEREKLDGYAEAKSKLIEQQAVIAAL; encoded by the coding sequence ATGGAAAAGACATACAACCCACAAGATATCGAACAGCCGCTCTACGAGCACTGGGAAAAGCAGGGCTATTTCAAACCGAATGGTGATGAAAGCCAGGAGAGCTTCTGCATCATGATCCCGCCGCCGAACGTCACCGGCAGTTTGCATATGGGTCATGCTTTCCAGCAAACCATCATGGATACCATGATTCGCTACCAGCGCATGCAGGGTAAAAACACCCTGTGGCAGGCCGGTACCGACCACGCGGGTATCGCGACCCAGATGGTGGTTGAACGTAAGATTGCCGCAGAAGAAGGGAAAACTCGCCACGACTACGGTCGCGATGCCTTTATCGATAAAATCTGGCAGTGGAAAGCGGAATCCGGCGGCACCATTACCCGTCAGATGCGCCGCCTCGGCAACTCTGTGGACTGGGAGCGCGAGCGCTTCACCATGGACGAAGGTCTTTCCAACGCCGTGAAAGAAGTCTTTGTTCGCCTGTACAAAGAAGATCTGATTTACCGCGGCAAGCGCCTGGTCAACTGGGACCCGAAACTGCGCACCGCCATCTCTGACCTGGAAGTGGAAAACCGCGAGTCTAAAGGCTCCATGTGGCACATCCGCTACCCGCTGGCCGACGGCGCAAAAACCGCCGACGGTAAAGATTACCTGGTGGTGGCGACCACCCGTCCGGAAACTCTGCTGGGCGATACCGGCGTGGCCGTTAACCCGGAAGATCCGCGTTATAAAGATCTGATCGGTAAATTCGTGGTGCTGCCGCTGATTAACCGCCGCATTCCAGTCGTCGGCGACGAACACGCTGACATGGAAAAAGGTACCGGCTGCGTGAAAATCACCCCGGCGCACGACTTTAACGACTATGAAGTCGGGAAACGTCATGCCCTGCCGATGATCAATATCCTGACCTTTGACGGCGACATCCGCGAAAGCGCGCAGGTGTACGACACCAAAGGCGAAGAGTCCGACGTTTACTCCGCAGAGATCCCGGCTGAATTCCAGAAGCTGGAGCGTTTCGCGGCGCGTAAAGCCGTGGTGGCAGCCATCGATGCGCTCGGCCTGCTTGAAGAGATCAAACCTCACGATCTGACCGTGCCGTACGGCGACCGTGGCGGTGTGGTGATCGAGCCGATGCTGACCGACCAGTGGTACGTGCGTGCCGACGTGCTGGCGAAGCCTGCCGTAGAAGCAGTGGAAAACGGCGACATTCAGTTCGTGCCGAAGCAGTACGAAAACATGTACTTCTCCTGGATGCGCGATATTCAGGACTGGTGTATCTCCCGTCAGCTGTGGTGGGGTCACCGTATCCCGGCGTGGTATGACAACGAAGGCAACGTCTACGTAGGCCGCACCGAAGACGAAGTGCGTCAGGAGAACAACCTCTCCGCCGACGTCGCGCTGCGCCAGGACGAAGACGTGCTCGACACCTGGTTCTCCTCCGCGCTGTGGACCTTCTCCACCCTCGGCTGGCCGGAAAACACCGACGCGCTGCGTCAGTTCCACCCGACCAGCGTGATGGTCTCCGGTTTCGACATCATTTTCTTCTGGATTGCCCGCATGATCATGATGACCATGCATTTCATCAAAGATGAAAACGGCAAACCGCAGGTACCGTTCCATACCGTCTACATGACCGGTCTGATTCGTGACGACGAAGGCCAGAAGATGTCCAAATCCAAGGGCAACGTGATTGACCCGCTGGATATGGTTGACGGTATTTCTTTGGCCGATCTGCTGGAAAAACGTACCGGCAACATGATGCAGCCGCAGCTGGCGGAGAAAATCGCCAGACGCACCGAGAAACAGTTCCCGAACGGGATCGAGCCGCACGGCACCGACGCCCTGCGCTTCACCCTGGCGGCGCTGGCTTCGACCGGTCGCGACATCAACTGGGACATGAAGCGCCTGGAAGGTTACCGTAACTTCTGTAACAAGCTGTGGAACGCCAGCCGTTTCGTGCTGATGAACACCGAAGATCAGGACTGCGGCTTTAACGGCGGCGAACAGGTACTCTCCCTCGCCGATCGCTGGATCCTGGCTGAATTTAACCAGACCATCAAAGCGTACCGCGAAGCGCTGGATAATTTCCGCTTCGATATCGCCGCGGGCATCCTGTATGAGTTCACCTGGAACCAGTTCTGCGACTGGTACCTGGAGCTGACCAAACCGGTGATGACCGGCGGCTCTGAAGCGGAACTGCGCGGCACTCGCCACACCCTGGTGAGCGTGCTGGAAGGTCTGCTGCGTCTGGCGCACCCGATCATTCCGTTCATCACCGAAACCATCTGGCAGCGTGTGAAAACCATCGTCGGTATCGATGCGGACACCATCATGCTGCAGCCGTTCCCGGCATACGATGCGGCACAGGTTGATGAAGCGGCGCTGGCCGATACCGAATGGCTGAAGCAGGCGATTATCGCCGTACGTAATATCCGTGCGGAAATGAACATCGCCCCGGGTAAACCGCTCGAACTGCTGCTGCGCGGTTGCAGCGCTGACGCTCAGCGTCGCGTGACCGACAACCAGAGCTTCCTGCAGTCCATGGCGCGTCTGGAAAGCATCACCGTCCTGCCAGCCGACGACAAAGGTCCGGTTTCTGTCACCAAAATCATCGACGGCGCCGAGCTGCTGATCCCGATGGCAGGTCTCATCAACAAAGAAGATGAGCTGGCGCGTCTGGCGAAAGAAGTGGCGAAGATCGACGGGGAAATCAGCCGCATCGAAAGCAAACTGGCCAACGAAGGCTTTGTCGCTCGCGCACCGGAAGCGGTGATCGCCAAAGAGCGTGAGAAGCTGGACGGTTATGCCGAAGCGAAAAGCAAACTGATCGAACAGCAGGCGGTCATCGCCGCGCTGTAA
- a CDS encoding GNAT family N-acetyltransferase yields the protein MNTSATITASLRRITAEDNAAIANVIRQVSAEYGLTADKGYTVADPNLDELFELYSQPGSAYWVVEQDGRVVGGGGVAPLAHSEPDICELQKMYFMTSARGQGLAKKLALLALDYAREQGFKRCYLETTAFLKEAVGLYEHLGFEHIDGPLGRTGHVDCEVRMLKTL from the coding sequence ATGAATACGAGCGCGACCATCACGGCGTCGCTGCGCCGCATCACCGCTGAAGATAATGCAGCTATCGCCAACGTTATCCGCCAGGTTTCTGCGGAATACGGCCTGACGGCCGATAAAGGCTATACGGTCGCCGACCCTAACCTCGATGAGCTTTTTGAGCTCTACAGCCAGCCAGGCTCCGCCTATTGGGTGGTTGAACAGGATGGTCGGGTGGTCGGCGGCGGCGGCGTTGCCCCGCTGGCGCATAGCGAACCGGATATCTGCGAACTACAGAAAATGTATTTTATGACCTCTGCCCGTGGCCAGGGGCTGGCGAAAAAGCTGGCGCTGCTGGCGTTAGATTATGCCCGCGAGCAGGGTTTCAAACGCTGCTATCTGGAAACCACCGCCTTCCTGAAAGAAGCCGTCGGGCTATACGAGCACCTCGGCTTCGAACATATCGACGGGCCGCTTGGCCGCACTGGTCATGTCGATTGCGAAGTACGGATGCTGAAAACGCTGTAA
- the miaE gene encoding tRNA isopentenyl-2-thiomethyl-A-37 hydroxylase MiaE, whose protein sequence is MDYPQILAPIRDFLHCPTPQAWIDEARKPENLPLLLTDHMVCELKAAQNALLLVRKYVADKEGADELLACLKPYEDFTYRWGPEPDFVALHKRINKSTMPQTDDPWGRQLVDSMVLLIKEELHHFWQVREMMLAHDIPYVKITASHYARGLRREVRSHEPVMLIDKLICGAYIEARSCERFAALAPWLNDDLQKFYLSLLRSEARHYQDYLDLAQQIAEEDISERIRQLGEAEAALINAPEAEFRFHSGVPVIA, encoded by the coding sequence ATGGACTACCCGCAAATACTCGCCCCCATACGCGACTTCCTGCACTGCCCAACCCCACAGGCGTGGATTGATGAAGCCCGTAAGCCGGAAAATCTCCCGCTGCTGCTGACTGACCATATGGTCTGCGAGCTAAAAGCGGCGCAAAACGCGTTGCTGCTGGTACGTAAATATGTTGCTGATAAAGAGGGGGCCGACGAGCTGCTGGCCTGCCTGAAGCCGTATGAGGACTTTACCTACCGCTGGGGGCCCGAGCCGGATTTCGTCGCGCTGCATAAACGGATTAATAAAAGCACCATGCCGCAGACCGACGATCCGTGGGGCCGTCAGCTGGTGGACAGCATGGTGCTGCTGATTAAAGAAGAGCTGCACCATTTCTGGCAGGTGCGGGAAATGATGCTGGCCCACGATATCCCGTACGTCAAAATCACCGCCAGTCATTATGCCCGCGGGTTACGCAGAGAAGTGCGCTCCCACGAACCGGTGATGCTGATCGATAAGCTGATTTGCGGAGCCTATATTGAAGCGCGCTCCTGCGAGCGCTTTGCCGCGCTGGCGCCGTGGCTGAATGACGATCTGCAAAAGTTCTATCTGTCGCTGCTGCGCTCGGAAGCGCGGCACTATCAGGATTACCTCGATCTGGCACAGCAGATTGCCGAAGAGGATATCAGTGAACGCATACGCCAGCTTGGCGAGGCGGAAGCGGCGTTAATTAATGCTCCGGAGGCGGAGTTTCGTTTCCACAGCGGCGTGCCGGTTATCGCCTGA
- the rraB gene encoding ribonuclease E inhibitor RraB: protein MANPELLEEQREETRLIIEELLEDGSDPDALYTIEHHLSADDFETLEKVAVEAFKLGYEVTEPEELEVEEGEVVICCDILSESALKVELIDAQVEQLMTLAEKFDVEYDGWGTYYEDPNGEEGDEEDDDDFVDEDDDGVRH from the coding sequence ATGGCAAACCCGGAACTACTGGAAGAACAGCGTGAAGAAACGCGTCTGATTATCGAAGAGCTGCTCGAAGACGGCAGCGATCCGGACGCGTTGTACACCATTGAACACCATCTCTCTGCCGATGACTTCGAAACGCTGGAGAAAGTGGCTGTCGAGGCCTTCAAGCTGGGCTACGAAGTGACCGAGCCGGAAGAGCTGGAAGTGGAAGAGGGCGAAGTGGTTATCTGCTGTGACATCCTGAGCGAAAGCGCCCTGAAGGTGGAGCTGATTGATGCCCAGGTTGAGCAGCTGATGACTCTGGCGGAAAAATTCGACGTCGAATATGACGGTTGGGGCACTTACTATGAGGACCCGAACGGCGAAGAGGGCGATGAAGAAGATGACGACGATTTCGTTGATGAAGACGATGACGGCGTTCGCCACTAA